The genomic DNA GTTATTTATTGTTCAGGTGTACAACAGCACCGCCCAGATTATACATCCCAAAGGGGTGAGGTTGGCCAGCAATCCCCGTTAGATTGGCACAGAAAAAGTAGGTCGTGTTAGACCTAATTATTTAGTATACCATACCATGCTCACAGGTTTAATGGGCCATGTACGGGTTGGAAGATAAGGCCCACAGGTCAATCTGAaacaatttgttaaaaatattaaaaaattaattaaaaaattattttaatatgtcgGTTTGCAAGGTCATATGGGTCACTTGTCGAGTCGATCCACTGCCATCTTTACCTTagtttgataaatattattgcttctaattatttatttttttagaatctAGAGTTCAAACAAAacagtttgagtttaatttgagcTCAAAATGTTGCTCATGAAATCTCAAGTACTGGGTTCATTTAATAGCAAATAAATCAAGTAGAAGATATGGGAAGGGCCTTCAAATCAAGACAAGAAGACAAGTCTATCTTCCATATCCATAGGCATGGCCCAACTTTTCTTACAAGTTAGAGCGCCTTAAAAGGCTCACAATTGTAGCAAAATGGTGGAAAATGCTAGAAGTGAGTAGTACAAAGCCAATGTACATGACTGAGATCCGAGAGAGAAGCCCATCTCAGGGGCCTACAGGTTGACCCCATACACTCCTCTGATGGCATCTTTTACGGGATACTGCACATGTTAATATCCATCCATCATATGATTAACTAAAATGTTTCTTTTGACTTTGTCTTGTAAGAGAATAGTCTATCTCGTATGGACTTTGCAGATCTTAAGTCATAAAAATAGCCTACCAATTCTACCAACTCAGGGGATACTCTCTTTCCGACATTTTTTCCCATCACACCAAATTTTGACTATGATAactatattatatgtataaacaaattttattaatttatccatTATAACTTGATGTATCAGTATAcgattgggtgattttgaagtgtaaaaaaaaataaataaccataTCACTCGATTACATGCTTTTATCTTTGACCTTATTAGTAAATtcgtaaaatttatttgtatacataattttattgatattttaaacttGTAGAGAGAGGGGAGAGTAAGTGAATTCTAAGACCTAAGCATTTCACAAGATGTACTATGGTGGTAAACAATAccaatatataactatattatGCACTCTCTTGAAGAAGATTGAGTGTGTGTGGATTAATGACATGATAGTGAAACCTCTAACTAAGGGACTTTGCTATTAAGAAATGTGCTTGGTGAAGTCTTTTGATATGTTTGGTTAGTGAAagataatatatctattattttctctatatttCTTGTATAAATATAACCCTAAACCCTTGGTTCAGGGTTCAGGGTTCAGGATTCAGAGTTTGggtttaataaaagataataactAAGGATtagtaaaactaataaaatattaaaatttttagatcgAAGATTTGAGTTTAAGCTTCTgtcattattataaaatcttaaaaaaaattacttataatataaacacacacacacaaaatttGCTCCATAtgtatttgaaactttttgatGATCACCaattatattcaattacaaaactttgtttatcttttataataCATGAAATGTCTTAATAAAAACTCTTAAAACATGTGTCAATCTTAAGCAAAGACATTGAGACGTTTGTTCATTGTAGTCTTATTTGTAAGCCCTATGACACATTGAGTACTCTTAAAATGTAAGttcattttgaaaataacaCATTAAATCATAAAAAGTGTTATTGTTCTTTGCTACATTGTCACGTCTATTTCATGTTGATAAGGTTGAGTGGTATGCATGATCATAGAAGGTACTATCTCGTTAATGATGTAATGATTGTTATGATTTGATATCATGGATCTTATTAAATCAAATGGCCACTTAGAATTGTCTATAgactaattttcttttctttacaaAGTTTGGACCCTTAAGTTTTAAACCTTAGCtggaaaatgatttttcaaaacgtCTTAAAATTTTGATCTCAACTAAAGTCACcgaagtgggagaatgttaaaaattttcatataatatgtttACATTAATTGTGagtattattttgaattaaatcaatatAAGGTAAATTGGTGTATTAAGAGGTCTTTGGTGGCTTATAAAGATTTACTCTAAATAAAGTAGATTCacaatctaaattttattttgtgggCTAAATTGTTAATATAGCCACCCATTAAGTTATTATTGGAAGGTTAATTGGTTAGGACTCGTCTTttgtcttaatttaaaaaagtcattGTTACATCACCTATTAGAGTTCGTtctaaagaaaagaagaagaaaatttctaaaacagattatttattttattattccgTTACATATACTAAGATGAACCCGAAGAAAGATTTGTCTATAAACTCAATTAATTCTATTACATTTATATGACTAGCACCTATGGGCACAGCATTTGCTGGTTTGTCAAATGGATCAGCTGCGGTGATCATCGCAGATTGAATGGCTGCAGGACTCCAGTTGGGGTGTGCACCCTTTAAAAGGGCTGCAACTCCAGTTGTCTGAGGGCAAGCCATTGATATTCCAGTTATGATATTGAATTCACTGAAAACATACGTTTGCTAAAAAATAAGTTACGGGACTTGCTTGAGTCCAGGATGCTAAAACCAAAGAGCTAGGAGCCATAATATCAGGCTTTAAGATGCTAACAAATTGAAGATGGTCCTCTACAACTGTAGGAATTCACCTTGGGTCCTGGCTTTGCATGCCAAGACACATCTCTTATAGAgaataaataaacttaaaagaaaccatcacctatattaaatgaaatgtctGAGGGGATTTGAACCTTACTTTTATACTTAAAGTCCTACTTCTTTACCATTTAAACTATCATTTGAGGTCAAGTCACTTGATTATAGAATCTACGTAGCAAGATCATGGAGATAAAATTAGACAATAATGATAATTTAGTAATGCAATGATGCCCTTTCCCCTCAAGTGACAGCATTTGCCGAGAGGACTTTTTCCTTTAAAAGTTCTTTGGCAGTTTTGCTTTATTGATATAATGATGTAAAGAAAAAGGACAAAAGATTAGGGGAAGAATGGGGTAAATAAAGGTAGCTAAAAGCTAAATTAAACTTCACATGACCTTATACTACAATCATGAAATAATATACTCACGGAGATTCTGGAACAAGGCTTGTGGCAACAATTGGGCTTCTTACCACATACTGACCATTATCATCTACCCAATTCAAAGAGCCATAAACCACcacctttttcaataattttggaCCCTCCAAACTAAGCTTGTAGCTTTTCTTCTCATGCTTTTGCTTGAATACCAATCTCTGAGGCTCCACATAGACTTTTAAGTCATCCATGCCTATCAGATTTGCAGTGTAACTTGCTCCTGTCTCCCCAACATTAGTTACTGTCCTCCAAAATTCTTGTACAATTTTACCTTCTGGGTTtgaatcataaatattaaagaaagcGATGAAAGACGGGTAGTTTAGATCCGAAGAACGGGTAATGCAATTGTGAGAGGACTTTGTAATGACTCGGATTTGTGTAGTTGTGCAGTTCATGGCACACAGAAGATTTATGTAATCCTCTGGTGTTGCATCATAAACAAGACCAGGATTAAGAGCCTTGTTGGGATTAATATGACCAGCTCCAATGTCCAGTGGAGATGCAGGGAAATTATTATTTGCAACATCTTCAATAGGGTTGAAAGTGTTGTCTAATGAATTGGCTGTGGTCACGAGGGCTGACCGAATGGCTGCAGGGCTCCAATGCGGGTGTGCTGCCTTTATCAGTGCAGCCACACCTGCCACATGTGGCGTGGCCATGGAGGTGCCTGTTAAGAGATTGAAATGGCTAAACAAGAAATGTGAACCAACCTCAGCAACTGAACTGATGGGAGACCATGATCCTAAGATTAATGAGCCAGGGGCCAAAAGGTCTGGCTTTAGGACACGAGGGCAGCTCAGAAATGGACCTCTGGAGCTATAGCTATCTACTCTTGGTGCTGGCTTTGTACCAATAACTGTGCTTCGAAATTGAAAACTTCCTGTTGGGTTAATGTTCTTCTTTATGTAGTCTGTTATTAATCGTCCATCATGTAGACCAATAAATGCTGCTGGAAATGAACTTCTGGTATAGAGCTCTGAATAAGAATTGCTGGAGATGAAAACAGCTCCAGAAACTCCTGCAGAGATTGCTTTATCAACTTGATCACTTATACTCAAATTGTCCTTGCAGACAACAATGgtgttttttacttttttcaatTCTGCTGCACTATCACATCCATCCATGTAAACAAGGGGCATTCTTCTTAATGAATAATTTCCAGGATACAAGGAATTAAAGTGAATTTGAAAACCATTGCCCAGAGTTAAAATTCCTTCGAATTTGCGATCTAAGGTGCCAGCACCAACTGTCACTGTTGCAGTGGTTCTAGAAGTAGACTTAGTCTTTGAATTCTGTTAATAAATCTCTATTGTCTAGGAAGTTGATCTATTCTTTAGCGCAATCCCACGAACACAGTGGAGTGCCTTTTATTTCTAGTTTCTGTTACTGTAAGACTATAAATAACCCCATCCATATTTAATAATATCCGTGAGTTTTTCCTCCCAGTTTATCAACTCTGTTTTACCTGCATTAACATCTGGTATCAGAGCCAGAAACCACAAATTGTAGCCGCAGCTCAATCATGTCTTCAGAAAATAACTTTGTGCAGCCGGCTATTCCCCGGCTCGATGGGCATTATGAGCATTGGAGCATGCTCATGGAAAATTTCCTTCGATCCAAGGAATATTGGCACATCGTAGAAGATGGAGTTCCCGAAGAGGATGCAACCCTCACAGATGCAGAACGGAAGGTGCTAGCTGACCAgaaattgaaagatttaaaaGCCAAGAACTATTTATTCCAGGCCATTGATCGCACCATCCTGGAAACCATTTTGACCAAAGACACGGCAAAGGGAATTTGGGACTCGTTGAAGCAAAAATATCAAGGGAATGCTCGAGTCAAGCGTGCACAACTTCAGACTCTTCGCAAAGATTTTGAAGTTCTGcacatgaaagaaaatgaatctgTCAATGTTTTTTTTGCTCGTACTCTCACAATTACTAACAAAATGCGCAGTCTTGGTGAAAAGATAAGCGACGTTACTGTGAATGAAAAGATTTTGCGCTCTATGTCATCCAAGTTTGACTATGTGGTCTGCTCCATTGAGGAATCCAAGGATTTGGATCATATGAGTATTGACGAATTACAAAGTAGCCTCCAGGTACATGAACAACGAATGTCTAATCATGTCATTGAAGAACAAGCATTGAAAATTGTTCACGGGGAACATTCTGATAGTCCTGGACGTGGTCGTAGTGCTACGCGTGGAAGGGGACGTGGACGTGGTAGACAAGGTATGAACAAAGCTCTTGTTGAGTGCTATTATTGTCATGATTTTGGTCACTTTCGGAATGAGTGTCCAAAGAAACACAAAGAGCTCAGCTATGGGAAAGAGGACTCCAAAGCTCATTTTGCCGAAACAACAGAGACGGAAGAGCTTCTACTCATGGCTTATGTTAATGATGATCGAGATGATGAGGAAACTATCTGGTTCCTGGACTCTGGTTGCAGCAACCATATGTGTGGAAGGAAAGAGTTATTTTCACACCTTGATGAGACCTTTCGCAAATCCGTTCAACTTGGCAATAATTCAAGTCTTCGAGTCATGGGGAAAGGACAAATCCATATGCAAGTCAATAACCTTGCACACGTTGTCACAGAGGTATTTTACATAcctgatttgaaaaataatcttttgagtATTGGCCAATTGCAACAGAAAGGATTAGCTATCATAGTTCAACACAACCAGTGTAAAATATTTCATCAAGAGAAAGGACTCATCATTGCAACCACTATGTCACACAATCGGATGTTTGTTATTCGAGCCACTATCACTCCATCAGATCAACCAGTTCAGccatgttttcatattttttctcaaagTCCAGATCATTTGTGGCATTGTCGTTATGGGCATTTGAGTCTTGGTGGTCTCAAAACACTTTATCAGAAACAGATGGTCAAGGGTTTGCCGCAATTGAAGAGTTCCAGCCTTTTCTGTGAAGATTGTTTAATAGGTAAACAACACAGAAATTCTTTTCCACAAGAAAGCACTTGGAGATCCTCACAAATTCTTCAACTTGTCCATGCCGATATTTGTGGGCCTATTTCTCCAATATCCAACAGCAACAAAAGGTATCTCTTgacctttattgatgattttagtcGAAAAACCTGGGTATTTTTCTTGACAGAAAAATCAGAGGCCTTTGAAGTATTCaagcttttcaaaattaaggttgaAACAGCCAAGAACACATCCATCCGAGGTCTACGTACAGATAGAGGTGGAGAGTTTAATTCCAATGAATTCAATGAGTTTTGCATGGCCAACGGAATTCGACGTCAACTGACTACAGCATAtactcctcaacaaaatggagtCGCGGAGCGCAAGAATCGTACAATCATGGAAATGGTTCGTAGTATGCTTTCATGCAAACAAGTGCCTAAGACATTCTGGCCTGAGGCAGCAAATTGGACAGTGCATGTTCTCAATCGAAGTCCCACACTTGCTGTGCGAAATCAAACACCAGAGGAGGCTTGGAGTGGCACTAAACCCTCGGTTGATCACTTTCGCATATTTGGATGTCTCGCTTATGCTCACATTCCAGATGTCAAACGCACAAAATTGGATGCCAAGAGTTTGAAGTGTGTCCTTCTAGGTGTTAGTGAAGAATCCAAGGCGTATCGATTATATGAtcctttatcaaataaaattgtgatAAGCCGTGACGTTATTTTCAATGAAGATGGACACTGGCCATGGACAGAAACACATGGTGCCACTGTTCATGCTTCACTTGATTTGGAGGAAGAGCATACAAATTCATTTGATCAAGGTGTTGCTAAAAATACAACGCCTCTTGCCTCTGAAAATCCAGCTAATCGTGACACTCCTCAAACTCTTGTTCAATCACCTGACCATACAGCAGTCCATTCACTTGAGCATGTAGCAGCAAGACGATCTCATCATCCACCACTTTGGATGCGTGATTATGATAGTGGCGCTGGTCTTTCAGAGGAAGAACAAGATGATAACTTTGCTATGTATATTGATGAAGATCCTCTAACTTTTTCTGATGCAGTTCATAGTGACAAGTGGCGACTTGCCATGGATGACGAAATTGCTGCCATTCAAAAAAACAGTACCTGGGAGTTGACAAACCTGCCTGAAGGAGCAAACACAATTGGAGTTAAATGGGTGTATAAGACAAAGCTGAATGAGCATGGCGAAATAGACAAATATAAGGCACGTCTCGTCGCCAAAGGCTACACCCAACAACATGGCATTGATTATTCTGAAGTTTTTGCTCCCGTAGCCCGTTTAGACACTATTCGGCTTATCCTTGCCATTGCAGCACAAGAAGCATGGCCACTCTACCAATTAGATGTCAAATCCGCTTTTCTTCATGGAGAGCTTGACGAGGAGGTATATGTCGACCAGCCACCTGGATATGAAGTCAAAGGTGCAGAACACAAAGTATATCGACTTCACAAGGCGCTGTATGGTTTGAAGCAAGCACCTCGGGCATGGTATAGCAAAATCGAAGCTTATTTCTTGAAAGAAGGCTTTAAAAAATGTCCATATGAACATACCTTGTTTCTCAAGCACACCTCCACTGGTAAGATCTTACTTGTGTGTTTATATGTCGACGACCTCATCTTCACCGGCAATGATAACTCTCTGttcaattcttttaaatgttccATGATGCAAGAATTTGACATGACTGATTTGGGCAAAATGAGATATTTTCTTGGTTTGGAGGTATTGCAACAGGACAATGGGATTTTCTTATGTCAACAAAAGTATGCTCGTGACATCTTAGAGAGATTTCATATGGCTGATTGCAACTCAGTCCACAATCCAATTGTACCTGGATCAAAATTGATGAAGGATCTCACAGGTGAGCATGTGGACTACACTTTGTATCAACAGCTCGTAGGGAGCTTGATGTATCTTACCTCCACCAGGCCGGATCTTATGTTTGTTGTTAGTCTTCTGAGTCGTTATATGTCTCATCCTACTGCACTACATCTCCAAGCAGCTAAACGTGTGCTACGGTATATCAAAGGAACTCTTGAATTTGGAGTGTTCTATCGCCAGGGAGGGAATCATCAGCTTGTAGGGTATTCTGATAGTGATTATGCAAGGGATGTCGACGATAGGAAGAGCACATCTGGCTTTCTGTTCTTATTAAGCTCAGGTGCAGTTTCTTGGTCCTCTCGCAAGCAACCAATTGTCACTCTTTCAACTACTGAAGCCGAGTTTCTTGCTGTCGCCTCTTGTGCATGTCAGGCTATCTGGTTACGACGGATTATGGAGCAACTTGGTCATAAACAGCCTTCTGCAACTACGATTTATTGTGACAATAGCTCAACAATTAAGCTTTCTCGCAATCCAGTTATGCATGGTCGAAGTAAGCATATTGATGTTCGTTTTCATTTTTTGCGTGATCTTACTCGAGATGAAGTAGTCAAGCTAGAATACTGTCAAACTCAAGAACAATTGGCAGATCTCATGACCAAGCCGCTAAAGCTGGATGCTTTTGAGAGGATGCGGACACTGATGGGTATTTGCAAGAATCCAAAAATAAACTAATCTGTGATCAGTTTAAGGGAGGGTTTGTTGCAGTGGTTCTAGAAGTAGACTTAGTCTTTGAATTCTGTTAATAAATCTCTATTGTCTAGGAAGTTGATCTATTCTTTAGCGCAATCCCACGAACACAGTGGAGTGCCTTTTATTTCTAGTTTCTGTTACTGTAAGACTATAAATAACCCCATCCATATTTAATAATATCCGTGAGTTTTTCCTCCCAGTTTATCAACTCTGTTTTACCTGCATTAACAGTCACTAGCCATGGTGCCCCATTGATTAAACTCCAATAGAGAGGGCCATCATTTCCAGCTGATGCTACCACAAATATGCCTTTCTCCATAGCTGCAAAAGTAGCTACAGCAATTGGATCATCTTTCAGAAGTGTATCACCCAAGCTTATGCCCAAAGACACAGATAAAACATCAACCCCATCTTGCAAAGCTTGGTCTATTGCTGCTACAACATCGGATGCATAGACCCCATATTTCCAAACAACTTTGTACATGGCCAATCGAGCTCGAGGAGCCATGCCAGTAGCAGTACCAGTGGCATAACCAAAATAAGATGCACCTTTTACATAGCTACCAGCAGCTATGGATGAAGTATGTGTACCATGTCCACTGACATCCCTTGGTGAGttcattgaaatttttaccttcgGATTGTTAGCAATCAGACCCCTGTTGTAAAACTGAGCTCCAATAAGTTTTCTGTTACACAAAGAAGAATTAAACCGGGTTCCAGCCATGCATTTCCCTCTCCATCTGGATGGAACTTCTGTCATTCCTTCATCATGAAAACTCTGACTCTCAGGCCAAATTCCAGTGTCAACTAAACCAATTATGACATCTTCACCATAATTTGAGGCTGACCAGGCGCCAGAGAATGAGCTCAACCCAAGAAATTGAGAAGTGTGTGTTGTATGAACTGTAACAGGATGGTCCCTGGTGGAAGAAATGTAACCTGGAAACTTTTTAAGAGCTTCAAGCTCATAAGCAGAAAGAACTGCGCTAAATCCATGGATTGATTTGGTGTAAGCATAGATAAGTTTAGAATTAATGATAGTGGTGGATGTTGCAGTTGCTTTAGAAGTGTCTGAGATGGAAGAAAGCATGGACAAATACCAGTTATGGTGATCAGAGTAAGCTTTAGGCATAGCTGAGATGTCCATGTGAATGATGTAAGTATCAGATGGTGCCACAGAGGAGCTAACATAGAAGATCATAAACAGAACTACTGGTACAACTTTGAGCATTAGACTTGCCATTTCTGAGGTATAATTTTAAGAAAGAGATTGTTCACTACTGTGAGCAGTTCTATTAATTTTCTGGTTGTGAATTATGAACCAATAACTTTCTTTGCTAAAAGCAGGTATAGTTAGTCGTTAGTGGGAAACACATCATCATTCTTGTTTTTGCTGCTATGGTCTGGGAAAAAGACAGATTCTCACAGTGCTTCTCAATTACCAGAGCAGTACATAGGGCTGTTTATGATCCAATTTGGTGTAATTTaagagtttttcaaattaaactgaaaaaaatagtttgaaaaatttttaaactaaatcaaaattaaaaaaaaattgtaaaatttttaattcaaatcaatctattttacaaatcaaatcaaaccaaaccaaaccctaatttttaGGTAGTTTGATACGGTTTTAtagtttgaactaaattatgtataccctTACTCCTAGAAGTAGgcactttaaaattaaaatatttttatattgaatagTTTAGGAATGATGAATTATCATCCTAGAAAAGTTGTAAAGGAAAGATGGGAAAAAAGCCAAAAGGTGCTGGTTCCCTTGATTGAAGTAAAAAACACAATTTGTGCATATTAAATagtaaaactattttaattatatgataatatatcattttttaaaatgaaattaggGTCATTAGGCACGGGGGCAAGTACTGGGTTGTAGCAGGCCCAGTGTTATCAGGCCAGCCCTAGGAAAGTTATTGGGCTTGTCAAAACCATTTCAGCCTTCTGATAATAGAATCCTACATCACCAATAGTTGATGCttaaattaacttattatttaagaatgtgaaaattactttaatcaaaaagtaatgtta from Mangifera indica cultivar Alphonso chromosome 16, CATAS_Mindica_2.1, whole genome shotgun sequence includes the following:
- the LOC123199107 gene encoding subtilisin-like protease SBT1.9; protein product: MASLMLKVVPVVLFMIFYVSSSVAPSDTYIIHMDISAMPKAYSDHHNWYLSMLSSISDTSKATATSTTIINSKLIYAYTKSIHGFSAVLSAYELEALKKFPGYISSTRDHPVTVHTTHTSQFLGLSSFSGAWSASNYGEDVIIGLVDTGIWPESQSFHDEGMTEVPSRWRGKCMAGTRFNSSLCNRKLIGAQFYNRGLIANNPKVKISMNSPRDVSGHGTHTSSIAAGSYVKGASYFGYATGTATGMAPRARLAMYKVVWKYGVYASDVVAAIDQALQDGVDVLSVSLGISLGDTLLKDDPIAVATFAAMEKGIFVVASAGNDGPLYWSLINGAPWLLTVGAGTLDRKFEGILTLGNGFQIHFNSLYPGNYSLRRMPLVYMDGCDSAAELKKVKNTIVVCKDNLSISDQVDKAISAGVSGAVFISSNSYSELYTRSSFPAAFIGLHDGRLITDYIKKNINPTGSFQFRSTVIGTKPAPRVDSYSSRGPFLSCPRVLKPDLLAPGSLILGSWSPISSVAEVGSHFLFSHFNLLTGTSMATPHVAGVAALIKAAHPHWSPAAIRSALVTTANSLDNTFNPIEDVANNNFPASPLDIGAGHINPNKALNPGLVYDATPEDYINLLCAMNCTTTQIRVITKSSHNCITRSSDLNYPSFIAFFNIYDSNPEGKIVQEFWRTVTNVGETGASYTANLIGMDDLKVYVEPQRLVFKQKHEKKSYKLSLEGPKLLKKVVVYGSLNWVDDNGQYVVRSPIVATSLVPESP